One region of Intestinimonas massiliensis (ex Afouda et al. 2020) genomic DNA includes:
- a CDS encoding Hpt domain-containing protein: MPGFPECFAAYGADHRDTMARFLGSESLYLRFLDMLPQDDNLRKLGAALADGDLERAFLAAHTLKGVAGNLGLLPLSRAVCAIVEPLRAREARDYGALYQAVLEEFRRVDAFRECLRRNYQGE; encoded by the coding sequence ATGCCGGGTTTTCCGGAGTGCTTTGCCGCCTACGGCGCAGACCACCGCGACACCATGGCCCGCTTTCTGGGCAGCGAGAGTCTGTATCTGCGCTTTCTGGACATGCTGCCTCAGGACGATAATCTACGCAAGCTGGGGGCCGCGCTGGCCGACGGCGACCTGGAGCGCGCCTTCCTGGCCGCCCACACGCTGAAGGGCGTGGCGGGCAATCTGGGCCTGCTGCCTCTTTCCCGGGCAGTCTGCGCCATCGTGGAGCCCCTCCGGGCCAGGGAAGCCCGGGACTACGGGGCACTCTACCAGGCCGTCCTGGAGGAGTTCCGGCGCGTGGATGCTTTTCGGGAATGCCTGCGGCGGAACTACCAGGGAGAATGA
- a CDS encoding cupin domain-containing protein has protein sequence MEHLKNLPSDQVAALAQMVTIQPGRVVSMALSRNEHCQMTLLAFADGESVSEECYFGDTLYYVLEGEMPLQMGDRVYPLRAGDCMAVPAHTLHAVGGSLPFKLLQITLQ, from the coding sequence ATGGAGCATCTGAAAAACCTGCCGTCCGACCAGGTCGCGGCCTTGGCTCAGATGGTCACGATCCAGCCTGGTCGGGTGGTCAGCATGGCCCTTTCCCGAAATGAGCACTGTCAGATGACCCTGCTGGCCTTTGCGGACGGCGAGAGCGTCAGCGAGGAGTGCTATTTCGGCGACACCCTCTACTACGTTCTGGAGGGGGAAATGCCCCTTCAAATGGGAGACCGGGTGTACCCTCTGCGGGCGGGAGACTGCATGGCAGTGCCCGCCCACACCCTGCATGCGGTGGGCGGCAGCCTGCCGTTTAAACTGCTGCAGATCACACTGCAATGA
- a CDS encoding cupin domain-containing protein produces the protein MEKLIKNLEHAKPLPLKEQVAYEPGRVVSLTLAQQPGVGMTLFAFDAGEGVSTHAAPGDAMVYVLEGEAQITIDGAPHSVTGGSAIILPAGIPHAVAAVTPFKMLLTVVKES, from the coding sequence ATGGAAAAGCTGATTAAAAATCTGGAACATGCCAAGCCGCTGCCGCTGAAAGAGCAGGTGGCCTACGAGCCCGGCCGGGTGGTCAGCCTGACCCTGGCCCAGCAGCCTGGCGTGGGTATGACGCTCTTTGCCTTTGACGCCGGCGAAGGCGTCAGCACCCACGCCGCCCCGGGCGACGCCATGGTCTATGTCCTGGAGGGCGAAGCCCAGATCACCATCGACGGCGCGCCCCACTCCGTCACCGGCGGAAGCGCCATTATTCTGCCCGCCGGCATCCCCCACGCGGTGGCGGCCGTCACCCCCTTCAAAATGCTCCTTACGGTAGTCAAAGAGAGCTAA
- the safA gene encoding SafA/ExsA family spore coat assembly protein — translation MKPFRTLLLTAALAGTVLASSAGAASLSHTVAAGDTMWKLAVKYQVGTSEIIRANAHISNPDLIYPGQVLTIPQLDSTVSSFEAEVVRLVNEIRRQNGLSSLTANWELSRVARYKSQDMLDNRYFSHNSPTYGTPFQMIKAFGLSYRTAGENIAKGYPSPQAVVNGWMNSSGHRANILNASYTQIGVGYVAQGNYWTQMFLG, via the coding sequence ATGAAACCATTCCGCACCCTGCTTCTCACTGCCGCCCTGGCCGGGACCGTCCTGGCATCCTCCGCCGGCGCGGCCTCCCTCTCCCACACGGTGGCGGCCGGAGACACCATGTGGAAGCTGGCCGTGAAATATCAGGTAGGCACCAGCGAAATCATCCGGGCAAACGCCCACATCAGCAACCCGGACCTGATCTATCCCGGCCAGGTGCTGACCATCCCTCAGCTCGACAGCACCGTATCCAGCTTTGAGGCCGAGGTGGTGCGCCTGGTCAACGAGATCCGCCGGCAGAACGGGCTGTCCTCCCTCACCGCCAACTGGGAGCTCTCCCGCGTGGCCCGCTATAAATCGCAGGACATGCTGGACAACCGCTACTTTTCCCACAACAGCCCTACTTACGGCACACCCTTCCAGATGATTAAGGCCTTCGGGCTGTCCTACCGCACGGCGGGGGAAAACATCGCCAAAGGCTACCCCTCTCCCCAGGCCGTGGTGAATGGCTGGATGAATTCCAGCGGCCATCGGGCCAATATCCTCAACGCCTCCTACACCCAGATCGGCGTGGGCTACGTCGCCCAGGGCAATTACTGGACGCAGATGTTCCTCGGCTGA
- a CDS encoding tocopherol cyclase family protein has translation MKYYHGAGRRGPYFEGWYLKCQTRDGRALALIPAVHQDRTGRRSASLQVLAEDGAWWLEYPESALQASGELFQIWLDGSLFNRKGIWLNVEGRGLSLHGALQCGPFTPLKSDIMGPFRFLPGMECSHGVISMGHALEGTLTLNGAVLDFAGGTGYVETDRGRSFPSAYLWTQCAWREARCSSLMLSIADIPLAGVSFTGCICAVLYNGREYRLATYRGARVERWSADGARIRQGIYRLEAERLEGEARLLRAPVEGGMGRTVGESLTACLRYRFWAGRTLLFEHTDRCASFEYAGEENAQTDGGRLTP, from the coding sequence GTGAAGTATTATCATGGCGCGGGCCGGCGAGGCCCCTATTTTGAGGGCTGGTATTTGAAGTGCCAGACGAGGGACGGCAGGGCGCTGGCGCTGATCCCGGCGGTCCATCAGGACCGGACGGGGCGGCGCAGCGCCTCCCTCCAGGTCCTCGCAGAGGACGGCGCCTGGTGGCTGGAATACCCGGAATCTGCGCTCCAGGCCTCCGGGGAGCTGTTCCAGATCTGGCTGGACGGCAGTCTGTTCAATCGAAAGGGGATCTGGCTGAATGTAGAGGGGAGGGGACTCTCTCTCCACGGCGCGCTGCAATGCGGCCCCTTCACGCCCCTTAAATCGGACATCATGGGCCCCTTCCGGTTCCTGCCCGGCATGGAGTGCAGCCATGGCGTGATCAGCATGGGCCATGCGCTGGAGGGGACGCTGACCCTGAACGGCGCGGTCCTGGACTTCGCTGGGGGGACGGGGTATGTGGAGACCGACCGGGGACGGTCCTTCCCCAGCGCCTACCTCTGGACGCAGTGCGCCTGGCGGGAGGCCAGGTGCAGCAGTCTGATGCTGTCCATTGCGGACATCCCCCTGGCGGGCGTGAGCTTTACCGGCTGCATCTGCGCGGTGCTCTACAATGGGCGCGAGTACCGCCTGGCCACCTACCGGGGGGCCCGGGTGGAGCGTTGGTCCGCCGACGGCGCCCGGATCCGCCAGGGAATATACCGCCTGGAGGCGGAGCGCCTGGAAGGGGAAGCCCGGCTCCTGCGGGCGCCGGTGGAGGGCGGCATGGGCCGTACCGTCGGTGAGAGCCTGACCGCCTGCCTGCGCTACCGCTTCTGGGCGGGCAGAACTCTTTTGTTTGAGCACACCGACCGCTGCGCCAGCTTTGAGTATGCGGGGGAGGAAAACGCGCAGACAGACGGCGGCCGCCTCACGCCGTGA
- the trpA gene encoding tryptophan synthase subunit alpha: protein MSRIQQAFANGKAFIPFLTCGDPDLGTTAALVRTMAEAGADLIELGIPFSDPTAEGPVIQAANARALAGGVTTDQIFGMARALRRDVAIPMVFMTYANVVFSYGTERFLAAAAEAGIDGLILPDVPFEEKEEFAPACRACGLDLISLIAPTSEGRISEIAKAAEGFVYCVSSLGVTGMRSRITTDVGAMVGQVRASNPHIPCAVGFGISAPEQAAEMAALSDGVIVGSAIVKLVARHGREAVPAVRDFTAAMKRAVSRR, encoded by the coding sequence ATGAGCCGAATCCAACAGGCTTTTGCCAACGGCAAGGCGTTTATTCCCTTTCTTACTTGCGGGGACCCGGACCTGGGGACCACCGCGGCTCTGGTGCGGACTATGGCGGAGGCAGGGGCCGACCTCATCGAGCTGGGGATCCCGTTCTCCGACCCCACGGCCGAGGGCCCGGTCATCCAGGCGGCCAACGCCCGAGCTCTGGCCGGCGGCGTCACCACCGACCAGATTTTCGGGATGGCCCGGGCGCTGCGCCGGGATGTGGCTATCCCCATGGTATTCATGACCTACGCCAACGTGGTGTTCTCCTATGGAACCGAGCGGTTTCTTGCTGCGGCTGCCGAAGCGGGCATAGACGGCCTGATCCTGCCCGACGTCCCCTTTGAGGAGAAAGAGGAGTTTGCCCCCGCCTGCCGAGCCTGCGGACTGGATCTCATCTCCCTCATCGCTCCCACCTCCGAAGGCCGTATCTCAGAGATCGCAAAGGCGGCGGAGGGGTTTGTCTATTGCGTGTCCTCCCTGGGCGTCACGGGGATGCGCAGCCGGATTACCACGGACGTGGGCGCCATGGTAGGCCAGGTCCGGGCGTCCAATCCGCACATCCCCTGCGCCGTGGGGTTTGGCATCTCCGCTCCGGAGCAGGCCGCAGAGATGGCCGCCCTCTCCGACGGGGTCATTGTGGGGTCGGCCATCGTCAAGCTGGTGGCCCGGCATGGCCGGGAGGCCGTGCCCGCTGTGCGGGATTTCACCGCGGCGATGAAGCGGGCGGTCAGCCGGAGGTGA
- the trpB gene encoding tryptophan synthase subunit beta, with amino-acid sequence MSRGRFGIHGGQYIPETLMNAVMELEEAYDRCKDDPAFNRELTELFNEYAGRPSRLYFARRMTEDLGGAKVYLKREDLNHTGAHKINNVLGQALLAQRMGKTRLIAETGAGQHGVATATAAALMGMECVVFMGEEDTRRQALNVYKMRLLGARVVPVTTGTATLKDAVSEAMREWTGRIRDTHYCLGSVMGPHPFPTIVRDFQAVISREIREQLREKEGKLPDAVVACVGGGSNAIGAFYHFIGEPSVRLIGCEAAGRGVDTPETAATIATGRLGIFHGMKSYFCQDQYGQIAPVYSISAGLDYPGIGPEHAWLHDTGRAEYVPVTDSEAVDAFEYLSRLEGIIPAIESAHAVAYARKLAPTMGKEQILVVTISGRGDKDCVSVARYRGEEISE; translated from the coding sequence ATGTCCAGGGGACGATTTGGCATCCACGGCGGGCAATATATACCCGAAACGCTGATGAACGCGGTCATGGAGCTGGAGGAGGCCTATGACCGCTGCAAGGACGACCCGGCCTTCAACCGGGAGCTGACGGAGCTGTTTAACGAGTACGCCGGACGGCCCTCCCGGCTGTACTTCGCCAGGCGTATGACGGAGGATCTGGGGGGAGCCAAGGTCTATCTCAAGCGGGAGGACCTGAACCACACGGGAGCCCATAAGATCAACAACGTGCTGGGTCAGGCGCTCCTGGCCCAAAGGATGGGCAAGACTCGGCTCATCGCGGAGACCGGAGCGGGGCAGCACGGCGTGGCCACCGCCACCGCCGCCGCCCTCATGGGTATGGAGTGCGTGGTGTTCATGGGGGAGGAGGATACCCGGCGCCAGGCCCTCAATGTCTATAAAATGCGGCTGCTGGGGGCGCGGGTAGTGCCCGTCACCACCGGCACAGCCACCCTGAAGGACGCTGTCTCCGAGGCTATGCGGGAGTGGACGGGCCGCATCCGCGACACCCACTACTGCCTGGGCTCTGTCATGGGTCCCCATCCGTTCCCCACCATCGTCCGGGACTTCCAGGCCGTCATCTCCCGGGAGATCCGGGAGCAGCTCCGGGAGAAGGAGGGCAAGCTGCCCGACGCGGTGGTGGCCTGCGTGGGCGGCGGCTCCAACGCCATCGGGGCCTTCTACCACTTTATCGGCGAGCCCTCCGTCCGACTCATCGGCTGCGAGGCCGCGGGGCGGGGCGTGGACACGCCCGAGACGGCGGCCACCATCGCCACCGGGCGGCTGGGCATCTTTCACGGCATGAAATCCTACTTCTGTCAGGACCAGTACGGCCAGATCGCCCCGGTGTACTCCATTTCCGCCGGGCTGGACTACCCCGGCATCGGGCCGGAGCACGCCTGGCTCCACGACACCGGACGGGCGGAGTACGTGCCCGTCACGGACAGCGAGGCGGTGGACGCCTTTGAATATCTCAGCCGTCTGGAAGGTATCATCCCCGCCATCGAGTCGGCCCACGCGGTGGCCTATGCCCGAAAGCTGGCGCCCACCATGGGAAAGGAACAGATCCTTGTGGTGACTATTTCCGGCCGGGGGGACAAGGACTGTGTGTCTGTCGCCCGGTACAGAGGGGAGGAGATCTCCGAATGA
- a CDS encoding phosphoribosylanthranilate isomerase encodes MTRIKICGLYRPEDIRYVNEARPDWCGFILHFPKSHRNVTPDQARALRAELAPGIVPVGVFVDQPAEVPAALLRDGTISVAQLHGHEDDAYLAALRELAPGCVIWKTFQVRSAADLRAVHASAADLVLLDNGCGTGETFDWSLAGGVTRPFLLAGGLTPENIPAAVAALHPYGLDLSSGVETEKKKDRHKIEAAVAAARKE; translated from the coding sequence ATGACCCGGATCAAAATCTGTGGACTGTACCGGCCCGAGGATATCCGGTATGTGAACGAGGCCAGGCCCGACTGGTGCGGCTTTATCCTGCATTTTCCCAAGAGCCACCGGAACGTCACTCCGGACCAGGCCAGGGCATTGCGGGCGGAGCTGGCCCCGGGCATCGTGCCGGTGGGGGTGTTTGTGGACCAGCCGGCGGAGGTCCCGGCCGCCCTGCTCAGGGACGGGACCATTTCCGTCGCCCAGCTCCACGGCCACGAGGACGACGCTTATCTGGCCGCCCTGCGGGAGCTGGCGCCGGGATGCGTGATCTGGAAGACGTTCCAAGTGCGCTCCGCCGCCGATCTGAGGGCGGTCCATGCCTCCGCTGCGGATCTGGTGCTGCTGGACAACGGCTGCGGCACGGGAGAGACCTTCGACTGGTCCCTTGCCGGTGGGGTAACCCGGCCCTTCCTGCTGGCGGGGGGGCTGACCCCGGAAAACATACCGGCGGCCGTCGCCGCCCTCCACCCCTATGGGCTGGACCTGTCCAGCGGGGTGGAGACAGAGAAGAAAAAGGATCGGCACAAGATAGAGGCGGCAGTGGCCGCTGCGCGGAAGGAGTGA
- the trpC gene encoding indole-3-glycerol phosphate synthase TrpC codes for MAETILETIAAHTRRRVEEDRRRLPLELLRDQCGQEGQAGGRRFLNALQGRGLGLICEVKKASPSKGILSEDFPYLDVARDYQAAGADCISCLTEPKWFLGSDQVFGDIRAAVSIPMLRKDFTVDEYQIYQARLLGAEAVLLICALLDTRTIARYLELCGELGLSAVVEAHDETELASAVSAGASIIGVNNRNLKDFSVDFATAARLRERIPPEVLYVAESGVTGPADVAELKRIGADAVLMGEVLMRAKDRAALLAALREAAK; via the coding sequence ATGGCGGAGACGATTTTGGAGACCATCGCCGCCCACACCCGGCGGCGGGTGGAGGAGGACCGGCGGCGGCTCCCTCTGGAGCTGCTCCGGGACCAATGCGGCCAGGAGGGCCAGGCTGGGGGACGGCGGTTTCTGAACGCCCTGCAAGGGCGCGGCCTGGGCCTCATTTGCGAGGTCAAGAAGGCGTCCCCCTCCAAGGGGATTCTCTCGGAGGACTTTCCCTATCTGGACGTCGCCCGGGACTATCAGGCGGCGGGAGCGGACTGCATCTCCTGCCTGACGGAGCCCAAGTGGTTTTTGGGCTCGGACCAGGTGTTCGGGGATATCCGGGCGGCCGTATCCATTCCCATGCTCCGCAAGGACTTCACGGTGGACGAGTATCAAATTTATCAGGCCAGGCTGCTGGGCGCCGAGGCGGTGCTGCTGATCTGCGCCTTGCTGGATACCCGCACCATTGCCCGGTATCTGGAGCTGTGCGGGGAGCTGGGCCTGTCCGCTGTGGTGGAGGCGCATGATGAGACGGAGCTCGCCTCCGCCGTGTCCGCCGGGGCGTCGATCATCGGGGTCAACAACCGGAACCTGAAGGACTTCTCCGTGGACTTCGCCACCGCCGCCCGGCTGCGGGAGCGAATCCCGCCGGAAGTGCTCTATGTGGCGGAGAGCGGCGTGACCGGGCCGGCGGATGTGGCGGAGCTGAAGCGCATCGGGGCCGACGCGGTGCTTATGGGGGAAGTTCTCATGCGGGCGAAGGACCGGGCCGCCCTGTTGGCTGCCCTGCGGGAGGCGGCGAAATGA
- the trpD gene encoding anthranilate phosphoribosyltransferase: MIKEAIIQLAAKQDLSYETAAAVMDEIMSGQASQIQMASFLTALAIKGETIDEITACAAGMRAHCVRLLHDVDALEIVGTGGDGANSFNISTTSAFVIAAGGVPVAKHGNRAASSKSGAADVLEALGVNIALSPEQSAELLRRQNFCFLFAQNYHISMKYVAPVRKELGIRTVFNILGPLSNPAGANRELMGVYDEALVEPLAQVMSKLGVTRGMVVFGRDRLDEISMSAPTSVCEIRDGWFQSYELTPEQFGYARCDKAELTGGTPSENAAITRAVLDGTDRGPKRQAVCLNAGAALYIGGKADTVAAGVKRAEELIDSGAAGAKLEEIVRLTRR; encoded by the coding sequence ATGATTAAAGAAGCCATCATCCAGCTCGCCGCCAAACAGGACCTTTCCTACGAGACCGCCGCCGCCGTTATGGATGAGATTATGAGCGGCCAGGCCAGCCAGATTCAGATGGCCTCCTTCCTGACCGCCCTGGCCATCAAGGGGGAGACCATCGACGAGATCACCGCCTGCGCCGCCGGGATGCGCGCCCACTGCGTGCGCCTGCTCCACGACGTGGACGCCCTGGAGATCGTGGGCACCGGCGGAGACGGGGCCAATTCCTTTAACATCTCCACGACCTCCGCCTTTGTCATCGCCGCCGGAGGCGTCCCCGTGGCCAAGCACGGCAACCGGGCGGCCTCCTCCAAAAGCGGCGCGGCCGATGTATTGGAGGCCCTGGGGGTCAACATAGCCCTGTCACCGGAACAGAGTGCCGAACTGCTGAGACGGCAGAATTTTTGCTTTCTGTTTGCCCAGAACTACCACATTTCCATGAAATATGTGGCCCCGGTGCGCAAAGAGCTGGGCATCCGCACGGTGTTCAATATTCTGGGCCCCCTGTCCAACCCCGCCGGGGCCAACCGGGAACTGATGGGCGTCTACGACGAGGCGCTGGTGGAGCCTCTGGCTCAGGTGATGAGCAAGCTGGGCGTCACCCGGGGCATGGTGGTGTTCGGCCGGGACAGGCTGGACGAGATCTCCATGTCCGCCCCCACCTCGGTCTGCGAAATCCGGGACGGCTGGTTCCAGTCCTATGAGCTGACCCCGGAGCAGTTCGGCTATGCCCGGTGCGATAAGGCGGAGCTGACAGGCGGTACTCCGTCGGAGAATGCCGCCATCACCCGGGCCGTCCTGGACGGGACGGACCGGGGCCCCAAGCGGCAGGCGGTGTGCCTCAATGCCGGAGCGGCCCTCTACATCGGCGGGAAGGCGGACACCGTGGCGGCCGGCGTAAAGCGGGCGGAGGAGCTCATCGACTCCGGCGCAGCCGGGGCAAAGCTGGAGGAGATCGTCCGGCTCACCCGGAGGTGA
- a CDS encoding anthranilate synthase component II, protein MILLIDNYDSFSYNLCQLIGGIRPDIQVIRNDERTVEEIRTLAPDHLILSPGPGRPADAGICERAVAALAGEMPILGVCLGHQAICEAFGGTVSYAAQLMHGKQSRILLDRTCPLFTDLPETIPAARYHSLAAVEETLPACLQVTARTEDGEVMAVRHRKFPVYGLQFHPESILTPQGAVILKHFLEG, encoded by the coding sequence ATGATCCTGCTCATCGACAATTACGACAGTTTTTCCTACAACCTCTGTCAGCTCATCGGCGGCATCCGGCCGGACATCCAGGTGATCCGCAACGACGAGCGGACGGTGGAGGAGATCCGCACGCTTGCTCCCGACCATTTGATCCTGTCGCCCGGCCCCGGCCGCCCGGCGGACGCGGGGATCTGTGAGCGGGCGGTCGCGGCGCTGGCGGGGGAGATGCCTATCCTGGGGGTCTGCCTGGGCCATCAGGCCATCTGCGAGGCCTTTGGCGGCACGGTATCCTACGCCGCGCAGCTTATGCACGGCAAGCAGTCCCGAATCCTACTGGACCGGACCTGTCCTCTCTTCACGGACCTGCCAGAGACCATCCCCGCCGCCCGCTACCACTCCCTGGCCGCGGTGGAGGAGACCTTGCCGGCCTGCCTCCAGGTCACCGCCCGTACCGAGGACGGGGAGGTCATGGCGGTCCGGCACCGGAAGTTTCCCGTCTACGGCCTGCAGTTCCACCCGGAATCCATTCTGACGCCCCAGGGCGCCGTCATTTTAAAACATTTTTTGGAGGGATAA
- the trpE gene encoding anthranilate synthase component I translates to MYYPSLKEAGAIAASGAYRKIPVSRVLLSDFITPIQALRVLRAQSGHCFLLESAADREGWGRYSFLGYEPTLEVTCTDGVLRLRGSRNGEEGTAHPGRVLRRLLAEHRSPRVPGLPPFTGGLVGYFSYDYIKYAEPTLKLDADDQEGFHDMDLMLFEKLVVFDHFRQELVLIANADAEDLDRSYPAACAQLERMVQLLRRGRPIPRQPGRMTTPIRPLFDQDAYCAMVETAKRHIREGDIFQVVLSNRLEAGFEGSLLDTYRILRTTNPSPYMFYFTSDDIELAGASPETLVKLEDGVLQTFPLAGTRPRGKTPEEDKALEAELLCDEKELAEHNMLVDLGRNDIGKISAFGSVAVEKYLSIQRFSHVMHIGSTVRGQLRADRDAVDAVDAILPAGTLSGAPKLRAMEIINRLENNKRGVYGGAVGYLDFTGNLDTCIAIRLAFRKNGKVFIRSGAGIVADSVPEREYQECINKARAVVKALELAREERDL, encoded by the coding sequence ATGTATTACCCGTCCCTAAAGGAGGCCGGAGCCATCGCTGCCTCCGGAGCCTACCGGAAAATCCCCGTCAGCCGGGTGCTCTTGTCCGATTTTATCACCCCGATCCAGGCCCTGCGTGTCCTGCGGGCACAGAGCGGGCACTGCTTTCTGCTGGAGTCCGCCGCGGACCGCGAGGGCTGGGGGCGCTACTCCTTTCTGGGGTACGAACCCACGCTGGAGGTCACCTGTACCGACGGGGTGCTGCGGCTGAGGGGCAGCCGGAACGGGGAGGAGGGGACCGCCCATCCCGGCCGGGTCCTACGCCGGCTCCTGGCAGAGCACAGGAGCCCAAGAGTCCCGGGACTGCCGCCCTTCACCGGCGGTCTGGTGGGCTATTTTTCCTACGACTACATCAAGTACGCCGAGCCCACCCTGAAGCTGGACGCCGACGACCAGGAGGGCTTCCACGACATGGATCTGATGCTCTTTGAAAAGCTGGTGGTCTTTGACCACTTCCGGCAGGAGCTGGTGCTCATCGCCAATGCCGATGCGGAGGACCTGGACCGCTCCTATCCGGCTGCCTGCGCCCAACTGGAGCGGATGGTCCAGCTTCTCCGCCGGGGCAGGCCGATCCCCCGCCAGCCCGGGCGCATGACGACCCCCATCCGGCCGCTCTTCGACCAGGATGCTTACTGCGCCATGGTGGAGACGGCCAAGCGGCATATCCGGGAGGGGGATATCTTTCAGGTGGTCCTTTCCAACCGCCTGGAGGCGGGCTTCGAGGGCTCCCTGCTGGATACCTACCGCATTCTGCGCACCACCAATCCCTCCCCCTACATGTTCTACTTTACCAGCGACGACATTGAGCTGGCCGGGGCCTCTCCCGAGACCCTGGTGAAGCTGGAGGACGGGGTGCTCCAAACGTTCCCCCTGGCGGGCACCCGGCCGCGGGGAAAAACACCGGAGGAGGACAAAGCTCTGGAGGCGGAGCTGCTCTGCGATGAAAAGGAGCTGGCGGAGCACAACATGCTGGTGGACTTGGGCCGTAACGACATCGGTAAAATCAGCGCCTTCGGCTCGGTAGCGGTGGAGAAGTACCTGTCCATCCAGCGCTTCTCCCATGTGATGCACATCGGCTCCACCGTACGGGGGCAGCTCCGGGCGGACCGGGACGCCGTGGACGCGGTGGATGCCATCCTGCCCGCCGGAACGCTCTCCGGCGCCCCCAAGCTGCGAGCCATGGAGATCATCAATAGGCTGGAGAACAATAAGCGGGGAGTCTATGGCGGAGCCGTCGGATATCTGGATTTCACCGGTAATCTGGATACCTGCATTGCCATCCGGTTGGCCTTCCGCAAGAACGGCAAGGTGTTCATCCGGTCCGGAGCGGGCATCGTGGCCGACTCGGTGCCGGAGAGGGAGTACCAGGAGTGCATCAACAAGGCCAGGGCCGTGGTGAAGGCCCTGGAGCTGGCCCGGGAGGAGAGAGACCTATGA
- a CDS encoding O-acetylhomoserine aminocarboxypropyltransferase/cysteine synthase family protein translates to MSRYHFETLQLHVGQEQPDPATDARAVPIYQTTSYVFRNSAHAAARFGLADAGNIYGRLTNSTQEVLEKRLAALEGGVAALATASGAAAITYTIQALAQAGDHIVAQKTIYGGSYNLLAHTLPQFGVTTTFVDAHDLAALEAAIRPNTKAVYLETLGNPNSDVPDIDAIAALAHRHGLPLVIDNTFGTPYLIRPIEHGADVVVHSATKFIGGHGTTLGGVIVDSGRFDWKASDKYAPIAAPNPSYHGVSFVDAAGPAAFVTYIRAILLRDTGASISPFNAFLLLQGVETLSLRLERHAENTRKVVAYLAQHPQVERVNHPSLPDHPDHALYERYFPNGGASIFTFEIRGGQAEAHRFIDSLKIFSLLANVADVKSLVIHPATTTHSQLSPEELADQGIRPNTIRLSIGTEHIDDILADLDQAFAAVR, encoded by the coding sequence ATGAGCCGCTATCATTTTGAGACCCTTCAGCTCCATGTGGGACAGGAGCAGCCCGACCCCGCCACCGACGCCCGGGCGGTGCCCATCTATCAGACCACCTCCTACGTATTCCGCAACTCCGCCCACGCCGCCGCCCGCTTCGGCCTGGCCGACGCCGGTAACATCTACGGCCGCCTCACCAACTCCACCCAGGAGGTACTGGAAAAGCGCCTGGCCGCCCTGGAGGGCGGCGTGGCGGCCCTGGCCACCGCCTCCGGAGCGGCGGCCATCACCTACACCATTCAGGCCCTGGCCCAGGCCGGAGACCACATCGTGGCCCAAAAGACCATCTACGGCGGCAGTTACAATCTGCTGGCCCACACCCTGCCCCAGTTCGGCGTAACGACTACCTTTGTGGACGCCCACGATCTGGCGGCGTTGGAGGCCGCCATCCGTCCCAATACCAAGGCCGTCTATCTGGAGACCCTGGGCAACCCCAACAGCGATGTCCCCGACATCGACGCCATCGCAGCGCTCGCCCACCGGCACGGCCTGCCTCTGGTCATCGACAACACCTTCGGCACCCCCTATCTCATCCGGCCCATTGAGCACGGCGCCGACGTGGTAGTCCACTCCGCCACCAAGTTCATCGGCGGTCACGGCACCACCCTGGGCGGCGTTATCGTGGATTCCGGCCGGTTCGACTGGAAGGCATCCGACAAATACGCCCCCATCGCCGCGCCCAATCCCAGCTATCACGGCGTCAGCTTTGTGGATGCCGCCGGACCCGCCGCCTTTGTGACCTACATCCGGGCCATCCTCCTGCGGGACACCGGCGCCTCCATCTCCCCCTTCAACGCCTTTCTGCTGCTTCAAGGCGTGGAGACCCTCTCCCTGCGCCTGGAGCGCCACGCCGAGAACACGAGGAAGGTGGTGGCCTATCTGGCCCAGCACCCCCAGGTGGAGCGTGTGAACCATCCCTCTCTGCCGGACCACCCTGACCACGCACTGTACGAGCGGTATTTTCCCAACGGGGGCGCGTCCATCTTCACCTTTGAGATCCGGGGCGGCCAGGCTGAGGCTCACCGGTTCATCGACAGCCTGAAGATTTTCTCCCTGCTGGCCAATGTGGCCGACGTGAAGAGTCTGGTCATCCACCCCGCCACCACCACCCACTCCCAGCTCAGTCCCGAAGAGCTGGCGGATCAGGGCATCCGCCCCAACACCATCCGTCTGTCCATAGGCACCGAACACATCGACGACATCCTCGCCGACTTGGATCAGGCCTTCGCCGCGGTGCGATAA